Proteins encoded by one window of Mycolicibacterium sp. ND9-15:
- a CDS encoding cystathionine beta-synthase, giving the protein MRIARHVSELIGNTPLVQLNSVVPQGAGTVAAKIEYLNPGGSSKDRIAVKMIDAAEASGELKPGGTIVEPTSGNTGVGLALVAQQRGYKCIFVCPDKVSEDKRNVLRAYGADVVVCPTAVPPDHADSYYSVSDRLVGEIDGAWKPDQYSNPMGPESHYETTGPEVWADTDGKVTHFVAGVGTGGTITGAGRYLKEVSGGRVRIIGADPEGSVYSGGSGRPYLVEGVGEDFWPGAYDPTVPDEIIAVSDADSFEMTRRLAREEALLVGGSCGMAVVAAIKVAEQAGPDALVVVLLPDGGRGYLSKVFNDEWMSSYGFLRSRLDGSVEESTVGEVLRGKSGALPDLVHTHPSETVRDAIGILREYGVSQMPVVGAEPPVMAGEVAGSVSERELLSAVFEGRAKLADAVAEHMSPPLPLIGAGELVSAAAKELRECDAVMVVEEGKPVGVLTRHDLLGFLSDGSERAVR; this is encoded by the coding sequence ATGCGGATCGCCCGGCACGTCAGTGAGCTCATTGGCAATACCCCCCTGGTACAGCTGAACTCTGTTGTCCCGCAGGGGGCGGGCACGGTCGCGGCCAAGATCGAATACCTCAACCCCGGCGGCAGCTCCAAGGACCGCATCGCGGTCAAGATGATCGACGCCGCCGAGGCCAGCGGCGAACTCAAGCCCGGCGGCACCATCGTCGAACCGACGTCCGGCAACACCGGGGTGGGGCTGGCCCTGGTCGCCCAGCAGCGCGGCTACAAGTGCATCTTCGTCTGCCCGGACAAAGTCAGCGAGGACAAGCGGAACGTGCTGCGCGCCTACGGCGCCGACGTCGTGGTATGCCCGACCGCGGTGCCACCCGACCATGCCGACAGCTACTACAGCGTCTCCGACCGGCTGGTCGGAGAGATCGACGGCGCCTGGAAGCCCGACCAGTACTCCAACCCGATGGGTCCCGAGTCGCACTACGAGACCACCGGCCCGGAGGTCTGGGCCGACACCGATGGCAAGGTCACCCATTTCGTGGCAGGCGTCGGCACCGGCGGCACCATCACGGGCGCCGGACGCTACTTGAAGGAAGTGTCCGGCGGCAGGGTACGGATCATCGGCGCCGACCCCGAGGGTTCGGTGTACTCCGGCGGCAGCGGCAGGCCGTACCTGGTCGAGGGGGTCGGCGAGGACTTCTGGCCGGGGGCCTACGATCCCACGGTGCCCGACGAGATCATCGCGGTCTCGGATGCCGATTCGTTCGAGATGACGCGGCGACTGGCTCGCGAAGAGGCCCTGCTGGTCGGCGGGTCGTGCGGTATGGCCGTCGTCGCTGCGATCAAGGTGGCCGAGCAGGCCGGGCCCGACGCACTCGTGGTAGTACTGTTACCGGACGGCGGAAGAGGTTATCTCTCAAAGGTTTTCAACGACGAGTGGATGTCTTCGTACGGGTTTCTGCGCAGCCGATTGGATGGTTCGGTGGAGGAGTCGACGGTCGGTGAGGTGCTGCGCGGCAAGTCGGGCGCGCTGCCCGACCTGGTGCATACGCACCCCTCGGAAACGGTCCGCGACGCGATCGGGATCCTGCGCGAGTACGGGGTTTCGCAGATGCCGGTCGTCGGCGCCGAACCGCCGGTGATGGCCGGTGAGGTCGCGGGCAGCGTCTCCGAGCGCGAACTGCTGTCCGCGGTGTTCGAGGGGCGGGCCAAGCTCGCAGATGCGGTGGCCGAGCACATGAGCCCGCCGCTGCCGTTGATCGGGGCCGGCGAACTGGTCAGCGCCGCGGCGAAGGAACTGCGCGAGTGCGACGCGGTGATGGTTGTCGAGGAAGGCAAGCCGGTCGGCGTGCTGACCCGCCACGACCTGCTCGGCTTCCTGTCCGACGGAAGTGAACGCGCGGTTCGCTAG
- a CDS encoding acyl-CoA dehydrogenase family protein, translated as MSVLDDLLELDSLLSPEDIELRQTVRRFGDQRLRPYIAEWFETGVVPVRELAADFGKLGVLGMHLEGYGCGGSTATAYGLVCQELEAVDSGLRSLVSVQGSLAMFAIHRWGSEEQRDKWLPAMATGEAIGCFGLTEADFGSNPAGMRTTAKRDGSDWILNGSKMWITNGSVADVAVVWARADEGIIGFLVPAGTPGFSATDMTRKLSLRASVTSELHLDDVRLPADAKLPEARGLSGPLSCLSEARFGIVFGSVGAARDCLQTALDYVGTREVFDKPLAAYQLTQAKIADMAVELGKAQLLALHLGRLKDEGTIKPEQVSLGKLNNVREAIQIARQCRTLLGANGITLEYPVIRHANNLESVLTYEGTSEVHQMVIGQALTGVSAFR; from the coding sequence ATGAGCGTCCTGGACGATCTGCTCGAGTTGGATTCATTGCTGTCACCCGAGGACATCGAGTTGCGCCAGACGGTGCGTCGGTTCGGCGACCAGCGATTACGGCCGTACATTGCGGAGTGGTTCGAGACCGGCGTGGTGCCGGTGCGCGAGCTTGCCGCCGATTTCGGCAAGCTCGGTGTGCTGGGCATGCACCTGGAGGGCTACGGCTGCGGCGGTTCGACCGCGACCGCCTACGGCCTGGTATGCCAGGAATTGGAGGCCGTCGACAGTGGCCTGCGCAGCCTGGTCTCAGTGCAGGGCTCGCTGGCGATGTTCGCGATCCACCGCTGGGGCAGCGAGGAGCAGCGCGACAAGTGGTTGCCCGCGATGGCAACCGGCGAGGCCATCGGTTGTTTCGGGTTGACCGAGGCCGACTTCGGGTCGAACCCCGCGGGTATGCGCACGACCGCCAAGCGCGACGGATCGGACTGGATCCTCAACGGGTCGAAGATGTGGATCACCAACGGGTCGGTCGCCGATGTCGCGGTGGTGTGGGCCCGAGCCGATGAGGGGATCATCGGCTTTCTCGTGCCCGCGGGCACTCCCGGATTCTCGGCTACCGACATGACGCGCAAGCTGTCGCTGCGCGCTTCGGTCACGTCGGAATTGCATCTCGACGACGTCCGGTTGCCCGCCGACGCGAAACTGCCGGAGGCGCGCGGGTTGTCGGGACCGCTGAGTTGTCTGTCGGAGGCCCGGTTCGGCATCGTGTTCGGCAGCGTCGGCGCGGCCAGGGACTGTCTGCAGACCGCGCTCGATTACGTGGGCACCCGCGAGGTCTTCGACAAACCGCTCGCGGCCTACCAGCTGACCCAGGCCAAGATCGCCGACATGGCAGTCGAACTCGGCAAGGCCCAGTTGCTGGCCCTTCACCTGGGCCGGCTCAAGGATGAGGGCACAATCAAGCCCGAGCAGGTCAGTCTCGGCAAGCTCAACAATGTTCGGGAAGCCATCCAGATCGCCCGACAATGTCGAACCCTGTTGGGCGCCAACGGCATCACCCTGGAGTATCCGGTGATCCGACACGCCAACAACCTGGAGTCGGTGCTGACTTACGAGGGCACCTCAGAGGTACACCAGATGGTCATCGGACAGGCGCTGACCGGCGTCAGCGCCTTCCGATGA
- a CDS encoding enoyl-CoA hydratase/isomerase family protein — translation MGENEDVLVSIDRGVGLITLNRPKAINSLNHPMVTAMSRVLADWERDDAVSAVVVDGAGERGLCAGGDIVALYHSARAEGPEKGREARAFWYDEYLLNAQIGRFGKPYVALMDGIVMGGGVGISAHGSVRVVTDTTKMAMPEVGIGFVPDVGGTLILPRAPGLLGYHAALTGANFDGADAIAMGFADHFVPHEKLAGFKAAVIDDGIDAALAAHAVEPPPSQLVAQRDWIDQCYANDTVADIVAALHGHDGGPSDDAADLIETRSPISVSVALEALRRAAKLDTLEDVLRQEYRTSCGALRSHDFVEGIRAQVVDKDRNPRWSPPSLAAVTTADVEAYFAPADRELEFS, via the coding sequence GTGGGCGAAAACGAGGATGTCCTAGTAAGCATCGATCGCGGTGTCGGGCTAATCACCCTCAACCGGCCCAAGGCCATCAATTCGCTGAACCATCCCATGGTCACTGCGATGTCACGCGTGCTCGCCGATTGGGAGCGCGACGACGCGGTCAGCGCGGTCGTCGTGGACGGCGCCGGCGAGCGGGGCCTGTGCGCGGGCGGCGACATCGTCGCGCTCTATCACAGCGCGAGAGCCGAGGGCCCGGAAAAAGGCCGTGAGGCGCGAGCGTTCTGGTACGACGAATACCTGCTCAACGCCCAGATCGGCCGCTTCGGCAAACCCTATGTCGCGCTGATGGACGGCATCGTCATGGGCGGCGGCGTCGGGATCAGCGCCCACGGCAGCGTCCGCGTCGTCACCGACACCACCAAGATGGCGATGCCGGAGGTCGGTATCGGCTTCGTCCCCGACGTCGGCGGCACGCTGATCCTGCCGCGTGCACCCGGCCTGCTCGGCTATCACGCCGCGCTCACGGGTGCGAACTTCGACGGCGCCGACGCGATCGCGATGGGCTTCGCCGACCATTTCGTGCCCCACGAGAAGCTTGCCGGCTTCAAGGCCGCGGTGATCGACGACGGCATCGACGCCGCACTGGCAGCGCATGCCGTCGAGCCGCCACCGAGTCAGCTTGTCGCGCAGCGGGACTGGATCGACCAGTGCTACGCCAACGACACGGTGGCCGACATCGTCGCCGCGCTGCATGGACACGACGGCGGTCCGAGTGACGACGCGGCCGACCTGATCGAGACCCGCTCGCCGATCTCGGTCTCGGTCGCGCTGGAAGCCCTGCGCCGCGCCGCGAAACTCGACACACTCGAAGACGTGCTGCGCCAGGAGTACCGGACGTCGTGTGGCGCACTGCGCTCCCACGATTTCGTCGAGGGTATCCGCGCCCAGGTCGTCGACAAGGACCGCAACCCGAGATGGTCGCCCCCCTCGCTGGCGGCCGTCACCACCGCCGACGTCGAGGCCTACTTCGCGCCGGCCGACCGCGAACTGGAGTTCTCATGA
- a CDS encoding SGNH/GDSL hydrolase family protein — protein sequence MGTPRRTTTIAFAAAATLGSIGSAYIGARNLLVGQADQARSIIPQSWDIPPRADGVYAPGGGPVERWSRDVLFDLHLMIFGDSTATGYGATTAEEVPGALLARGLADISGKRIRLSTKAIVGATSKGLSGQIDAMFVAGPPPDAAVIMIGANDITRPNGIRPSAQRLGKGVCRLRAAGAVVAVGTCPDFGVITAIPQPLRAVARSRGLRLARAQAAAVRSAGGIPVPLADLLTPHFRSTPEALFSPDMFHPSGAGYALAASQLLPALCNALSDWLGAAAPELPWRTRSGEGFALLARVGGLSRLWRRSTGVPAPIVMPAS from the coding sequence GTGGGCACACCGCGACGGACGACCACCATCGCCTTTGCGGCCGCGGCCACACTCGGCTCGATCGGGTCCGCCTACATCGGGGCGCGCAACCTGCTGGTCGGCCAGGCCGATCAGGCTCGCAGCATCATCCCGCAGTCGTGGGACATCCCCCCGCGCGCGGACGGCGTGTACGCACCCGGCGGAGGTCCCGTCGAGCGCTGGAGCCGCGACGTGCTCTTCGACCTGCACCTGATGATCTTCGGCGACTCCACGGCGACCGGCTACGGCGCCACCACCGCCGAGGAGGTGCCCGGGGCCCTGCTCGCGCGGGGACTGGCCGACATCTCGGGTAAGCGGATCCGGCTGAGCACCAAGGCGATCGTCGGGGCCACATCGAAGGGACTGTCGGGGCAGATCGACGCGATGTTCGTCGCCGGGCCGCCGCCCGACGCCGCGGTGATCATGATCGGCGCCAACGACATCACCCGGCCCAACGGCATCCGGCCGTCGGCCCAGCGACTCGGGAAGGGCGTGTGCCGGTTGCGCGCTGCGGGCGCTGTCGTGGCGGTGGGCACCTGCCCGGACTTCGGGGTGATCACCGCGATCCCGCAGCCGCTGCGGGCGGTCGCTCGCAGCCGCGGCCTGCGACTGGCGCGCGCCCAGGCGGCCGCGGTTCGGTCCGCCGGTGGGATACCGGTGCCGCTGGCCGACCTGCTGACGCCCCACTTCCGCAGCACCCCCGAGGCGCTCTTCTCACCCGACATGTTCCACCCGTCCGGTGCCGGTTACGCGCTGGCTGCCAGCCAGCTGCTGCCTGCACTGTGTAATGCGTTGAGCGACTGGCTCGGTGCCGCGGCGCCGGAGTTGCCCTGGCGGACGCGCTCGGGTGAAGGCTTCGCGCTGCTGGCCCGGGTCGGCGGGTTGAGCAGGCTGTGGCGGCGCTCGACCGGGGTGCCCGCGCCTATCGTGATGCCCGCCAGCTAG
- a CDS encoding alpha/beta hydrolase: protein MTAPSKASRAGRPGVSPLQARKPRKFPVSDGAPVEVVEDGPSLAGRLTSLAALLTVRPTLAIGSYAPRLPWPWGLIDFVARVARPAPGTVRATISLPKCTAQLVRAPGVLPADGKRGVILYMHGGAFLTCGVNSHGRLVQALSGYADCPVLVVNYRMIPKHSVGMAVDDCYDAYQWLRLRGYEPDQIVLAGDSAGGYLALALAERLHREGLEGEVPAAMVAMSPLFEIDNETRANHPNIRSDVMFPPRAFHALVELVKEAAGRNVTDGKPEEVYEPLDHIEPGLPRTLIHVSGSEVLISDARKAARRLAAAGVPVEVRVWPGQMHVFQIGAPMVPEATRSLRQIGDYIREATW, encoded by the coding sequence ATGACCGCACCGAGCAAGGCGAGTCGTGCCGGCCGCCCAGGCGTATCGCCACTTCAGGCCCGTAAACCACGCAAATTCCCGGTCAGTGACGGGGCGCCGGTCGAGGTGGTCGAGGACGGTCCCAGCCTCGCTGGACGACTCACCTCACTGGCCGCGCTGCTAACTGTTCGGCCGACCCTGGCTATCGGAAGCTACGCTCCGCGGCTGCCGTGGCCATGGGGTCTGATCGATTTCGTGGCCCGTGTCGCGCGCCCGGCGCCCGGTACCGTGCGCGCCACGATCTCTTTGCCGAAATGCACTGCGCAACTCGTCAGGGCGCCCGGTGTCCTGCCCGCTGACGGCAAACGCGGCGTCATTCTCTACATGCACGGCGGGGCGTTCTTGACCTGCGGTGTCAACTCGCACGGCCGGCTGGTGCAGGCGCTGTCCGGCTACGCCGACTGTCCGGTGCTGGTCGTCAACTACCGGATGATCCCCAAGCACTCGGTCGGCATGGCCGTCGACGACTGCTACGACGCGTATCAGTGGCTGCGGCTGAGGGGCTACGAGCCCGACCAGATCGTCCTGGCCGGCGACTCCGCGGGCGGTTATCTGGCGCTCGCCCTGGCCGAACGACTGCATCGGGAAGGCCTGGAGGGCGAGGTGCCCGCGGCGATGGTCGCCATGTCGCCGCTCTTCGAGATCGACAACGAGACCAGGGCCAATCACCCGAATATCCGCAGTGACGTGATGTTCCCGCCGCGGGCGTTTCACGCGCTGGTGGAGCTGGTCAAGGAGGCCGCAGGCAGGAACGTCACCGACGGCAAGCCCGAAGAGGTCTACGAGCCACTCGACCACATCGAGCCCGGGCTGCCCCGCACGCTGATCCACGTGTCCGGGTCCGAGGTGCTGATCAGTGACGCGCGCAAGGCCGCCCGGCGGCTGGCGGCCGCGGGCGTGCCGGTCGAGGTCCGGGTGTGGCCGGGGCAGATGCACGTGTTTCAGATCGGGGCGCCGATGGTGCCGGAGGCGACCCGCTCGTTACGTCAGATCGGCGACTACATCCGAGAGGCCACCTGGTAA
- a CDS encoding acetyl-CoA C-acetyltransferase, whose translation MPEAVIVATARSPIGRAAKGSLVDMRPDDLAAQMVRAALDKVPALDPREIDDLIMGCGQPAGEAGFNIGRAVAVELGYDFLPGTTVNRYCSSSLQTTRMAFHAIKAGEGHAFISAGVETVSRFPKGTSDGWPDSKNPLFSDAMSRSDQAAAGAEEWHDPREDGLLPDVYIAMGQTAENVVLHTGISREDQDHWGVRSQNRAEEAIKNGFFEREIVPVTLPDGSTVSTDDGPRAGTTYEKISQLKPVFRPNGTVTAGNACPLNDGAAALVILSDTKARELGLTPLARVVSTGVSGLSPEIMGLGPIEATRKALANAGMSIGDIDLYEINEAFAVQVLGSARELGMDEDRLNVSGGAIALGHPFGMTGARITTTLLNNLTTHDKTLGLETMCVGGGQGMAMVIERLS comes from the coding sequence ATGCCTGAAGCCGTCATTGTCGCGACCGCACGGTCGCCGATCGGCCGCGCCGCCAAGGGTTCGCTCGTCGACATGCGGCCCGACGACCTGGCCGCACAGATGGTGCGCGCGGCACTGGACAAGGTGCCCGCCCTCGATCCGCGCGAGATCGACGACCTGATCATGGGCTGCGGTCAACCCGCCGGAGAGGCCGGCTTCAACATCGGCAGGGCGGTCGCCGTCGAACTCGGTTACGACTTCCTGCCGGGCACCACGGTGAACCGCTACTGCTCGTCGTCGCTGCAGACCACCCGGATGGCATTCCACGCGATCAAGGCCGGTGAGGGGCACGCGTTCATTTCCGCTGGGGTGGAGACGGTTTCACGGTTCCCGAAGGGTACGTCGGACGGCTGGCCGGACAGCAAGAACCCGTTGTTCTCCGACGCGATGAGCCGCTCGGATCAGGCGGCCGCGGGCGCTGAGGAATGGCACGACCCGCGCGAGGACGGCTTGCTGCCCGACGTGTACATCGCGATGGGCCAGACCGCGGAGAACGTCGTGCTGCACACCGGGATCAGCCGCGAGGACCAGGACCACTGGGGTGTGCGGTCGCAGAACCGCGCCGAAGAAGCGATCAAGAACGGCTTCTTCGAGCGTGAGATCGTCCCGGTGACCTTGCCCGACGGCTCGACCGTGAGCACCGACGACGGCCCACGGGCGGGCACGACGTACGAGAAGATCAGCCAACTCAAGCCGGTCTTCCGGCCCAACGGCACCGTGACCGCGGGCAACGCCTGCCCCCTGAACGACGGCGCGGCCGCGCTGGTGATCCTGTCGGACACCAAGGCTCGCGAACTCGGGCTCACACCGCTGGCGCGCGTCGTGTCGACCGGGGTGAGCGGGCTCTCGCCGGAGATCATGGGTCTCGGCCCGATCGAGGCGACGCGCAAGGCGCTCGCCAACGCCGGGATGTCGATCGGCGATATCGACCTCTACGAGATCAACGAGGCTTTCGCGGTCCAGGTGCTCGGTTCGGCGCGGGAGCTCGGCATGGACGAGGATCGGTTGAACGTCTCGGGTGGTGCGATCGCGCTCGGCCATCCGTTCGGCATGACGGGCGCGCGGATCACGACCACGCTGCTGAACAACCTGACGACGCACGACAAGACGTTGGGCCTCGAGACGATGTGCGTCGGCGGCGGTCAGGGCATGGCGATGGTGATCGAGCGGCTGTCCTGA
- a CDS encoding cystathionine gamma-synthase, producing MNENRRHGLSTHGQSTRAIHAVRPDLTTGAVNAPIYASSTFAQDGVGGLRGGYEYARTGNPTRAALETSLAAVEAASYGRAFASGMAATDCALRAILRPGDHVVMPDDAYGGTFRLIDKVFTKWGIDYTAVSLADLEAVRAAITPNTRLILVETPTNPLLSIADIAGIARLASASNTKVLVDNTFASPALQQPLLLGADIVLHSTTKYIGGHSDVVGGALLTNDEELDAAFAFLQNGAGAVPGPFDSYLTLRGLKTLVIRMQRHSDNAAVIAEFLDGHPAIETVLYPGLPGHPGHEVAARQMSGFGGMVSVRLRGGADAARKFCSRTEVFILAESLGGVESLIEHPGAMTHASTAGSQLEVPDDLVRLSVGIEDVADLLADLEHALS from the coding sequence ATGAACGAGAACAGAAGGCACGGCCTGTCGACCCACGGCCAGTCCACCAGGGCCATCCACGCCGTCCGACCCGACCTGACCACCGGCGCCGTCAACGCCCCGATCTACGCCAGTTCGACGTTCGCGCAGGACGGCGTCGGTGGATTGCGCGGCGGATACGAGTACGCGAGGACGGGCAATCCCACCCGAGCGGCACTCGAGACCTCGCTGGCCGCGGTGGAAGCGGCCAGCTACGGCCGGGCGTTCGCGTCCGGCATGGCCGCCACCGACTGCGCGCTGCGCGCGATCCTGCGACCGGGTGATCACGTCGTGATGCCCGACGACGCGTACGGCGGCACCTTCCGCCTGATCGACAAGGTGTTCACCAAGTGGGGCATCGACTACACGGCCGTGTCGCTCGCTGACCTCGAGGCGGTGCGCGCGGCGATCACCCCGAACACCCGGCTGATCCTGGTGGAGACGCCCACCAACCCGTTGCTGTCGATCGCCGACATCGCAGGGATCGCGCGGCTGGCTTCGGCTTCGAACACGAAAGTGTTGGTGGACAACACGTTCGCCTCACCGGCGCTGCAGCAGCCGCTGCTTTTGGGCGCCGACATCGTGCTGCACTCCACCACCAAGTACATCGGCGGGCATTCCGATGTGGTGGGTGGAGCGCTGCTGACCAACGACGAGGAACTCGACGCCGCGTTCGCGTTTCTGCAGAACGGTGCGGGCGCCGTGCCCGGCCCGTTCGACTCCTACCTCACCCTGCGTGGCTTGAAGACCCTGGTGATACGCATGCAGCGGCACAGCGACAACGCTGCGGTGATCGCCGAGTTCCTGGACGGTCATCCCGCGATCGAGACCGTGCTCTATCCAGGTCTGCCCGGGCACCCGGGCCACGAGGTCGCCGCCAGACAGATGAGCGGCTTCGGCGGTATGGTCTCGGTGCGGTTGCGCGGGGGAGCGGACGCCGCCCGCAAGTTCTGTTCCCGCACAGAGGTTTTCATTCTCGCCGAGTCGCTGGGTGGGGTCGAGTCGTTGATCGAGCACCCCGGTGCGATGACCCACGCCTCCACGGCCGGTTCCCAATTGGAGGTTCCCGACGACCTGGTACGGCTGTCGGTCGGCATCGAGGATGTCGCGGATCTGCTCGCCGACCTCGAGCACGCGTTGAGCTAG
- the greA gene encoding transcription elongation factor GreA, which translates to MTDTQVTWLTQEAHDRLKAELDQLIANRPVIAAEINDRREEGDLRENGGYHAAREEQGQQEARIRQLQELLNSAKVGEAPKQSGVALPGSVVKVQYGDDENDTERFLIATRQEGISDGKLEVYSPQSPLGEALIDAKVGDVRTYTVPSGSTVKVKLLEAEPYHA; encoded by the coding sequence ATGACCGACACGCAGGTCACCTGGCTGACACAGGAGGCACACGACCGGTTGAAGGCGGAGCTCGATCAGCTGATCGCCAACCGGCCCGTCATCGCTGCGGAGATCAACGACCGCCGCGAAGAGGGCGACCTGCGCGAGAACGGCGGATACCACGCCGCTCGGGAGGAACAGGGTCAGCAGGAAGCCCGGATTCGCCAGCTGCAGGAGTTGCTCAACAGCGCCAAGGTGGGCGAGGCACCCAAGCAGTCCGGCGTCGCGCTGCCGGGCTCGGTGGTCAAGGTCCAGTACGGCGACGACGAGAACGACACGGAGAGGTTCCTGATCGCCACCCGCCAGGAGGGCATCAGCGACGGCAAGCTCGAGGTGTATTCGCCCCAGTCGCCGCTGGGCGAGGCGCTCATCGACGCGAAGGTCGGTGACGTTCGCACCTACACGGTGCCCAGCGGCAGCACGGTCAAGGTGAAGCTGCTCGAGGCCGAGCCGTACCACGCCTGA
- a CDS encoding Bax inhibitor-1/YccA family protein, translating into MRESSNPVFRTLPKTQGGYAQFGTGAAGYGAQAVHADPYVTQYPDQTQAGVARPMTIDDVVTKTGVTLAVLSAVAVVTYFLASVNPAVALPLAMVGALGGLVLVLVATFGRKQDNPAIVLSYAALEGLFLGAISWVFGKSVEIAGGSAGALITQAVLATFGVFFGMLVVYKTGAIRVTPKFTRMIVAGLFGVLVLMLGNLVLAMFGVGGGEGMGLRAGGPIAIVFSLVCIGLAAFSFLIDFDAADQMIRAGAPEKAAWGIALGLTVTLVWLYIEILRLLSYFNSD; encoded by the coding sequence GTGCGGGAATCCAGCAACCCCGTATTCCGAACCCTGCCGAAGACGCAGGGCGGATATGCGCAATTCGGTACCGGAGCAGCCGGCTACGGTGCACAGGCGGTACACGCCGACCCCTATGTGACCCAGTACCCCGATCAGACGCAGGCCGGTGTCGCCCGGCCGATGACCATCGACGACGTCGTCACCAAGACCGGCGTCACGCTGGCGGTGCTGTCGGCCGTCGCAGTCGTCACCTACTTCCTGGCTTCGGTCAACCCGGCCGTGGCCTTGCCGCTGGCGATGGTCGGCGCGCTCGGCGGTCTGGTGCTGGTGCTCGTGGCCACCTTCGGCCGCAAGCAGGACAACCCCGCGATCGTCCTGAGCTACGCGGCACTCGAGGGGCTGTTCCTTGGTGCCATCTCGTGGGTGTTCGGCAAGAGCGTCGAGATCGCCGGCGGTAGCGCCGGCGCGTTGATCACCCAGGCGGTGCTCGCCACGTTCGGTGTGTTCTTCGGCATGCTGGTCGTCTACAAGACCGGCGCCATCCGGGTCACGCCGAAGTTCACCCGCATGATCGTCGCCGGCCTGTTCGGTGTTCTGGTCCTCATGCTCGGCAACCTCGTGCTGGCGATGTTCGGTGTCGGCGGTGGCGAAGGCATGGGCCTGCGAGCAGGCGGCCCGATCGCGATCGTCTTCTCGCTGGTGTGCATCGGCCTGGCGGCGTTCAGCTTCCTGATCGACTTCGACGCGGCCGATCAGATGATCCGCGCTGGGGCCCCGGAAAAGGCGGCGTGGGGCATCGCGCTCGGCCTGACGGTCACGCTGGTCTGGCTGTACATCGAAATCCTGCGGCTGCTGTCGTACTTCAACAGCGACTAG
- a CDS encoding GOLPH3/VPS74 family protein yields MAQIAEDLFLLLLDNASAQPVLDRHRRERVLSAAVLLDLAHACRIRPSVDGEAVEPGRLIALAVPGSMDPIVEPAFQLLQRRPLRPRTALKRLAKHTESHIAEHLERTGQIRCIPLPDKRFGHEFAWPLTNRDRVGQARSALLSALFDRRPPAPSTAAIVSLLHAVDGLGALLSLNDRGWRWVHARAGEIALGSWVDEYQTGLPDVNLAVTASALRPALS; encoded by the coding sequence ATGGCGCAGATCGCCGAGGACCTGTTCCTCCTGCTGCTCGACAACGCGTCCGCGCAGCCGGTGCTGGATCGCCACCGCCGCGAGCGGGTGCTGTCCGCCGCGGTACTCCTCGACCTCGCGCATGCGTGCCGAATCCGGCCGTCGGTCGACGGTGAGGCGGTGGAACCCGGCCGCCTGATCGCATTGGCGGTACCGGGGTCGATGGACCCGATCGTCGAGCCGGCGTTCCAGCTGCTGCAACGCCGCCCACTGCGGCCGCGGACGGCGCTGAAGCGGCTGGCCAAGCACACCGAGAGCCACATCGCCGAACACCTGGAGCGGACCGGTCAGATCAGGTGTATCCCGTTACCGGACAAGCGATTCGGCCATGAGTTCGCGTGGCCGCTGACTAATCGAGACCGCGTCGGCCAAGCGCGTTCGGCGCTGCTGTCGGCGCTGTTCGACCGCAGACCGCCGGCGCCGTCGACAGCGGCGATCGTCTCCCTGCTGCATGCAGTCGACGGCCTGGGCGCGCTGCTGAGCCTCAATGACCGCGGGTGGCGGTGGGTGCACGCCCGGGCAGGCGAGATCGCGCTCGGCAGCTGGGTCGACGAGTACCAGACCGGGCTGCCCGACGTGAACCTCGCCGTCACGGCTTCGGCGCTGCGCCCCGCATTGTCCTGA
- a CDS encoding RDD family protein, with amino-acid sequence MTDQPPPPPGGDPPLGGAPYPPTATGYPPPAQPLQALPTEAYTSWFTRVLAWLVDSIPIFVLEGIGYALLLGTRETVCITDSPEYRLGEFCETGASTIGQLAIGVTSILVLAYVIWNYGYRQGTTGSSIGKSLLKFKVVSENTGHPIGFGMSIVRQLAHIIDAAICYIGFLFPLWDAKRQTIADKLIRTVCLPL; translated from the coding sequence ATGACCGATCAGCCACCACCCCCGCCGGGTGGTGACCCACCACTGGGCGGCGCCCCGTACCCGCCGACGGCCACCGGCTATCCGCCACCGGCACAACCGCTTCAAGCGCTGCCGACAGAGGCGTACACATCGTGGTTCACCCGGGTGTTGGCGTGGCTTGTCGACTCGATCCCGATCTTCGTGCTCGAAGGCATCGGGTACGCGCTTCTGCTCGGGACGCGGGAAACGGTGTGTATCACCGATAGTCCCGAGTACCGACTGGGCGAGTTCTGCGAGACGGGCGCATCGACGATCGGGCAACTCGCGATCGGTGTCACGTCGATACTTGTTCTAGCGTATGTGATCTGGAACTACGGCTACCGTCAGGGCACCACCGGTTCCAGCATTGGCAAGTCACTACTCAAGTTCAAGGTCGTGAGCGAAAATACCGGTCATCCAATCGGTTTCGGAATGTCCATCGTGCGGCAACTGGCGCATATCATCGACGCCGCGATCTGCTATATCGGTTTTTTGTTCCCGTTGTGGGACGCCAAACGGCAGACTATCGCGGACAAACTCATCAGAACCGTCTGCTTACCGCTGTAG